The genomic interval CGGGCATCGAGGATATCGTTGTGATCGAGAATTTCATCGGACCGCGCTGCTCTCACTATGAGGCCTTTTTTCCGCAGCTCCGCGGCGAGTTTTTCCGCGACTGTCGCCATATTTTCGTTTTTCGGGGTCGGACAGGTGACCGCATCGGCCGTACCCGGCTTGATGTCGGTGACAGCTTCGTGGGGTGTTCCCGACGAGTAGACGATGAGGACATCGGTCTTTTCCTGCGCATCGCACAGATACGGAGCCGCTGACCCGAACATGAGTAAAAAAGCACATATTTTCAATACCGGACAGGAACAGATGCGTATTCGATTCATGATGCACCTCCCGAGCATAGAGAACGGTAACTCATCACCTGATATGCAGTCGCTCACTTTTTAATTTCCTCATACCCGGCGTCATCGGCCCATACGGTGCCGGTGTAGACTTTGAAGCCGACATATGCCTTCGTGATCTCGTTGTGAATACGGCATTTCAGCTCGTATTTCCGCCATGTTTTACCGACAGAAACCCGTTCGATGTAGGTTCCCTGGCCCTTGTAGGTGCAGTCGAGAAGGCCGATGTCCACCGGCGTGTTGTCTTCGGTTGCCCTGAGCCATATGGTATAGATGACATTGGTGGCGGGATTGATGTCGAAATCGTCCGATTTAACGATGAACGCATATTCCGTTCCGGTTTTTGGATCGCGTGCGGGCGCTGCCCTGAGCGAGTATTTTCCGGAATGTTTCACCTTCGAATCGAGCGTAAATTCTTTGAATCGGAGGGCGTTCGAGGTGATGGTTCCCCAGTTGGCCGGAGAGGGAACCTTGCCGGATGCTCCCGATGCGGCAAGCTCCATGCCTGGATTTTTCAGCTCCACGACGACCGGTTTGGTGTAATCGACGCTGTCCGGATCGTATTCGATCTCAAATTCGCTCGGAAATCCGCCCCTGCCGACTGCGTTTATCGATGTTATCTTCAGTGAATTGGCGCCTTTTCTGAGCTTCCAGACATACGTGTCACCATCGAGAGGAACCTCGTTTCTGTCTACTTCGAGCAAGTAATGGGAAAAGCTCGGTGTGAGCGTGGAGAATTTCGCATCGAGGACGACCGGCGCGCCGGGAACCGATGTACACATGAGATCGACCCTGACCTCGTTGAGCGGCCACTGGAAATCGTACACGTTGTTCGAATTCCAAGCGGTAATCTGCGGATCGGTCCTGTCGTCCGTCCAGTGAAGCTGGGGGCCCCAGAACTCGCCGCCGCGGGCATTGAACGGCACCATGAAACCATCCACGTACACGTTTTCCGTCGACTGTGGATGAACCGTCTGATCGTTGCGAAGCACGATTCGGTAATCGTAATAGAAGGCGATGTATCCCTTGTTCGGGGCTTCTTCAAGGGGAATGCGTGCGTTTGCGTGCGGAATGGAAGCCGTCTTTCCGGTTTTGTAATCCCAGTACTCGGTGCCCATTCCGTTTTCGCCGAAGACGACGAAAATCCCTTTCGTGTCCCCGAAGGTGTTGTGGAATTCGAGAGCGCTGATCGGAATCCCGTCGCGCTCGTAGTATGCGTTTAACCAGGGGTCGACAAGCATCCATTTACGGTATTCGTTG from bacterium carries:
- a CDS encoding NAD(P)H-dependent oxidoreductase, producing the protein MNRIRICSCPVLKICAFLLMFGSAAPYLCDAQEKTDVLIVYSSGTPHEAVTDIKPGTADAVTCPTPKNENMATVAEKLAAELRKKGLIVRAARSDEILDHNDILDARYIVFGSPSYFGNISWQMKKLIDEKLQIIYMSVKGRFNKRSIAVFSMAEVEPSARETIGVFERVFRDLNAVLGPTMIILAKYKPEEADSRVQSFAEEIVNGIK
- a CDS encoding transglutaminase-like domain-containing protein codes for the protein MEKNSKTELDLIRHISDWANKQWGHIQPFPYASWDALEILDRTEKGDAFWCTFKAALFVQACNSAGLTARMLGINPKDSAAHTVTEVYSNEYRKWMLVDPWLNAYYERDGIPISALEFHNTFGDTKGIFVVFGENGMGTEYWDYKTGKTASIPHANARIPLEEAPNKGYIAFYYDYRIVLRNDQTVHPQSTENVYVDGFMVPFNARGGEFWGPQLHWTDDRTDPQITAWNSNNVYDFQWPLNEVRVDLMCTSVPGAPVVLDAKFSTLTPSFSHYLLEVDRNEVPLDGDTYVWKLRKGANSLKITSINAVGRGGFPSEFEIEYDPDSVDYTKPVVVELKNPGMELAASGASGKVPSPANWGTITSNALRFKEFTLDSKVKHSGKYSLRAAPARDPKTGTEYAFIVKSDDFDINPATNVIYTIWLRATEDNTPVDIGLLDCTYKGQGTYIERVSVGKTWRKYELKCRIHNEITKAYVGFKVYTGTVWADDAGYEEIKK